A single genomic interval of Adhaeribacter pallidiroseus harbors:
- a CDS encoding M16 family metallopeptidase, whose amino-acid sequence MPDYHIHTLPNGIRVLHKQVTHTKIAHCGFILDIGSRDENPEQQGLAHFWEHMAFKGTTKRKSFHILNRLETVGGELNAYTTKEKLCFYASLLESHFEKAFDLLTDITFNSVFPKKEIEKERGVILEEMAMYLDTPEDAVIDEFDNVVFGSHPLGNNILGTKESVSSFTKPSFQAFIDQNLSTSALVFCSVSNWPFEKVLKLADKFLSEIPQIEKQRARQPFTNYQPNIITLEKPISQAHCVIGCPAYSLHDERRIAFFMLSNLLGGPGMNSRLNLAVREKHGLVYTIDANYATYIDTGLFGIYFGTEKKQLKRTTGLVLKELKKLREKPLGSLQLHTAKEQLMGQLAMAEESNMGLMMMMGKSILDQNKVDSLNEIFDQIKKIKASELTEIANEVLREENLSILNYVPVK is encoded by the coding sequence ATGCCTGATTATCATATTCATACCTTACCGAACGGTATCCGGGTGCTGCACAAGCAAGTAACCCATACCAAAATTGCCCATTGCGGCTTTATCCTGGATATTGGGAGCCGCGACGAAAACCCGGAACAACAAGGGCTGGCCCATTTCTGGGAACACATGGCGTTTAAAGGCACTACCAAACGCAAATCGTTTCATATACTTAACCGCCTCGAGACCGTAGGTGGCGAATTAAATGCCTATACCACCAAAGAAAAACTATGCTTTTACGCTTCCTTGCTCGAAAGCCATTTCGAGAAAGCTTTTGATTTATTAACCGATATTACTTTTAATTCGGTTTTCCCTAAAAAAGAAATCGAGAAAGAACGGGGCGTAATTCTGGAAGAAATGGCCATGTACCTCGATACGCCCGAAGACGCCGTTATTGATGAGTTCGATAATGTTGTTTTTGGCAGCCATCCCTTAGGCAATAACATACTAGGTACCAAAGAAAGTGTATCCAGCTTTACCAAGCCTAGCTTTCAGGCTTTTATCGATCAGAATTTAAGTACCAGTGCCTTGGTGTTCTGTTCGGTGAGTAACTGGCCTTTCGAGAAAGTTTTAAAACTGGCCGATAAGTTTTTATCAGAAATTCCGCAGATAGAAAAGCAACGAGCGCGTCAGCCTTTTACCAACTATCAACCAAATATTATAACGCTGGAAAAGCCCATTAGCCAGGCCCACTGCGTAATAGGTTGCCCGGCTTACTCGCTGCACGACGAACGACGGATTGCTTTTTTTATGCTGTCTAACTTACTCGGCGGCCCCGGCATGAACTCCCGGTTAAACCTAGCGGTGCGCGAAAAACACGGTTTAGTGTATACCATTGACGCTAACTACGCCACTTATATTGATACCGGCTTATTTGGGATTTACTTTGGCACCGAGAAAAAGCAACTAAAGCGAACCACTGGCCTGGTGTTGAAAGAATTAAAAAAACTGCGCGAAAAACCCCTGGGATCGTTGCAATTGCATACCGCTAAAGAACAATTGATGGGGCAACTAGCCATGGCCGAAGAAAGCAACATGGGCTTAATGATGATGATGGGCAAAAGCATTCTGGACCAGAACAAAGTAGACAGCCTCAACGAAATTTTCGATCAAATTAAAAAAATAAAAGCCAGCGAACTCACCGAGATTGCCAACGAAGTTTTGCGCGAAGAAAACCTGAGTATTCTCAATTACGTGCCGGTAAAATAG
- a CDS encoding O-methyltransferase, whose amino-acid sequence MDFLPIELQQYVEKHTSGEPEILKKLNRDTHVNVLKPRMLSGHFQGRLLAMISHMLRPQRILEIGTYTGYSAICLAEGLADGGYVHTIDVNAELEMMVRRYFAEAGVADKIKYYLGPALEIIPTLPYPFDLVFIDADKINNASYFDLVLDKVRPGGFIITDNVLWSGKVVAAGNGKIDKDTQAVLNFNQKVQQDFRVENILLPIRDGLLIARKI is encoded by the coding sequence ATGGATTTTCTGCCGATAGAACTACAGCAATACGTCGAAAAGCATACTTCCGGGGAGCCGGAAATTTTAAAAAAACTGAACCGCGATACCCACGTGAACGTGCTGAAGCCGCGGATGCTTTCGGGACATTTTCAGGGCCGGTTATTAGCTATGATTTCGCACATGCTGCGGCCCCAGCGCATTCTGGAAATTGGTACTTACACCGGCTACTCAGCTATTTGCTTGGCCGAAGGCTTAGCGGACGGCGGTTATGTGCACACCATTGATGTAAATGCCGAATTAGAAATGATGGTGCGCCGGTATTTTGCGGAGGCCGGCGTAGCAGATAAAATTAAATATTACCTGGGCCCAGCTCTGGAAATTATTCCCACATTGCCTTACCCCTTCGACCTGGTTTTTATTGATGCCGACAAAATAAATAATGCCAGTTACTTTGATCTGGTGTTGGATAAAGTGCGACCGGGCGGCTTTATTATTACCGATAATGTTTTGTGGAGCGGCAAAGTAGTAGCGGCAGGCAATGGTAAGATAGATAAAGACACGCAAGCCGTACTAAACTTTAACCAAAAGGTGCAGCAAGATTTCCGGGTAGAAAATATTTTATTGCCTATCCGGGATGGCCTGTTAATTGCCCGTAAAATTTAA